The uncultured Fibrobacter sp. genomic sequence TTCGTGGTACACGATGGCTTCTTTGCCCTGAACGTCCTTCTTGGCGGCTTCGGCGTGGAAATCCAACAATTCCAGCAGCGATTTTGCTTCGCGGTACTGGTCGTCGGCTTCGGTGAACTTGGCGAGCACGTTCTTCGCCTTTTCGGTGTCGCCCATGCCGAGGCTAGCCTTTGCCCACAGAAGCTGTAGCTTCTTGTTGTCGGGGGTCTTGGCGAGCGCTTCGTCGAGCATGGGGAGCGCCTGGTCAAAATTCTTTTGCGCAATGGCATCTTCGAGTGCCATCTGGAAACGGGCTTCGTCACTCACGAAGAACTTTTCGAGGCGTTTCTTGAGGTCTGCTTCGGGGAGAACTCCCTGGATGACGTCTGCAATCTGGCCCTTCTCGACAATGTGAACCTCGGGCACCGAGCGTACGCGGAAAGCCTGGATCAGTTGCATGTTTTCGCGTTCGTCGCAGCTCACGACGCCGAGTGTAAAGTCCATGCTAGTGGAAAGGGCGCCCAGCAACTGGGAATACGGTGCGCAGTCGGGGTATTCTGCAGAAGAGAAAAGCACCGCTACGGCGCGGTTTTCGGAGGCCTGCGCGACCTCGGTCTCAAAATTTTCAGCGGTAATCTGTACTACTTTAGCCATGGTATAAATATAAAAAAGTGGTTGGTAAACAGTGGTTAGTAAACAGGGCTGTAAATAAAAATGTTTCTTTTTTGTGCCTATTCCTAATCACTAATCACTAACCACTAGCCACTATTATCTATATTCCCAAGCATGACTACTTGCCCATATTGCAAATCAGAGGTGGCAGAGATCAAGTTCCAGCATCTGGACTTGCGCATTTGCCCTAAGTGCTATTCTACGTTTTTCCCGTGCGACCAGACCATGGCCTTCCGCAGCGACTTGACTGACAAGTCCCGCGAACTCTGGCTCAAGGCCCTGCTTGCCAAAAACGTGCAGGACCCGGTTTGCGAAAATCCATGCTGCATCGATCACGGCGAACCTCTTGTGCAAGGGAAACTTCCCGATTACGGTTACGATGGAAAAATCACAACCTGTTGCAAGATGTTCCACATGCCGCCATCCATGACGATCCAGCTTCTAAAGCGCACTCTGGAACATCCTTTCCAGCAACCGGCCAAAGAAGGTAAACATCACTTTTTCTTTATCCGTTTGCTCGATGCCTTGGTAGACAAGCTCTTTGGCGAAAAGATGCCGGACGAAGACCCGCTGGATCTGGTGCAGTACAGTCTTCATCTCAAGCCCATTTTGGAACCTGACGATACGAATGGCTAAGACTTATATCATTCTTGTTATTATTGCGGCGGTCGTAGTGGGAGTGTATTTCTCGCTACCGTGCCGATTTTTCGAAGATTCGGTGTTCCCGCTACATGGGGACGCTTCGGTCGTGGTGTATGACGATTCTTACGATGGCGGCTTGTCAAAGGCCTCGTTAAAACAGGCAGATTCTTCGCTTTCGTTTAACTGTACGCTTGGCGGCGAAGAAAGTCAAAGTGCGTGGTGCGGTCTTGTTTTTGATATCCGCGAACGGGGGGACGTGCGTTACCGCGACTGGAATTTTGTGGATTCTGTCATTTTTGATATCGATGCAAAGGGAACGGACGAAATTCTTGTAAAAGTGTGGGCTTACGACCCGGACGTGACAGATACGTTGAAACCGCGTACCTTTCGCCTGCTGCTGAAGGAACTGCCGCTTGTCGAGGGCCGCCAGAGAATTTCGATTCCGATGGAACAGTTCTATACCCCTGATTTCTGGTTTGACGACGAACATGTCGACAAGTCCTTGACCGATAGACACCAGGAAACGATCGCCCGCGTAGAAATTGCTCCGGGGTGGAATCATCCGCGGCAAAAGGAATTTGCTCTTGTGATTTACGGTATTACGGCGAAGGGCCTTAGCAATTTTTCGTTTGGCGTCGTGCTGTTCATTATGCTTGGGCTCATGATTGTGGCTATTGGCAGAACTCATTCCAATAACAAGGAACACGAAGAAAAGTCTTCGGAGCGTAAGGCATGAAAAGAATAGCTCTTGCTTCTGTCGCGCTCGTCGTTGTTTTTGCGGTGTGGACCGCTTTGTTTGTAAAATTCGGTTCAACGGAACGGACGCTTTTTCCGGGAA encodes the following:
- a CDS encoding tetratricopeptide repeat protein, whose translation is MAKVVQITAENFETEVAQASENRAVAVLFSSAEYPDCAPYSQLLGALSTSMDFTLGVVSCDERENMQLIQAFRVRSVPEVHIVEKGQIADVIQGVLPEADLKKRLEKFFVSDEARFQMALEDAIAQKNFDQALPMLDEALAKTPDNKKLQLLWAKASLGMGDTEKAKNVLAKFTEADDQYREAKSLLELLDFHAEAAKKDVQGKEAIVYHEACKLACSEDFESALQAFLNLYVEAPEWNNGAAKKAMLTLFGVLGPKHELTWKYRAKLNTMMFI